The Panicum hallii strain FIL2 chromosome 5, PHallii_v3.1, whole genome shotgun sequence genome contains the following window.
ATTGCATAGGTACGTGCTGACTGAGTTTTAGTATAGAGTTTCATGGTATAGCTATCATAGGTATGTGCTGATTGAGTTTTAGAATATCAAGACTGAGAATAGAGTTTCATAGTTACCAAGCATGGAATGAAATTCCTCTTTTATTTTATGGaattttctccttttctcttctcGTTATATGCTCATTCTACGGaactttcttcttttcttttctcgttTAGTAAAATTGATGATGTGTTATAGAATTTAATTTCATGGAGAAATGACTCGAGCATTTTAAGATAGATCATCACTCAAGCAATTTGGTTGCCTCTAGCACCAATAGTACCCGGACAAAGAATTCGAGTGATATAATCCGATGTGTCACTTGAAAAAATATAACCATACGATAGCAAACCAACGGCTACCGGGACAAAACACATATTTTCCTAGAAAAATATAAATACCCCTATTTAATACATATTTTAGATTAAAAAAGATCAAAATAGAGTCCATTCAACAAAATTAAGTAACAAAAAGGCATACTTGGTCTAATTTTAAATAATATCCTACAGGGGAAAAACAAAAAATATAGTGAGAGAGTTATAAATGGTGCTGACTCTTTGTATTATCTaaatgaaaaaaaataaaaataaacaaGAGGCTCGATCCATAGCAGGCCcccaaaaaagagaaaaaagcaAAAGAAAACAGATGTTGGGGCCCAATGGATAATTAAAAATATTGGACCCAAACACAAGAAAGACTAGAATTCGTGGGAGTGATAAAAAAAGCAGGCCCATAAAAGCAATCCGAGGCTAAAAAAAATACAGATAGCAGAATACACGTTCTGGGGTAAAAAAGTAAAAAAAGAGATAAAATTCTGTATTTGGCGTCCAAGAAGCTCAAGCCGAAAGAGAGAAGATCCCCCACCCCGATGGAATAAATCGGGAACCAAGGCTCAAGTAGCAGAGGGGCcgtagaaaaaaaaaatcaatggAGAAGCGGCAAATGCAAGATGGCTGTGAAGGAGTAGGTACTAGCAATCAATAGGATCCATGTCCATCAGCCAATTTACAGGTTAGATGCTGAAAAATGCTCTTTCGAGATGCCAATTTGGCGAGTTCCAGTAAAAAATCTTTTTAGATTAGTGCACAGAATAATTGGATTATCTGAACTAGAGAAGGTTGGTCACAAGTAGATACCTACCTAGTTTCCTGGAAAACCAAAAAATTCTTAGAATCGTTAGATCATCCGAAACATGCCAGAAAACAAACAAAGCTGCATGGGCATAGAACTTATTAAAATTCTGGTAGAAACAATACTGACAAACAAAAATTTATGGTAAGAATAAAGCCTATTAATTCTGGTAGAAATACACATCATAGGAAGGTCTTGGGCTAAGACACAAACTATTGCACACGAGAAACTTAAAATAACATACTTTATAGTTTAATTATACAGAAATTACAGTTCAGTTTAGTGCAAATTACAGTTGAGATAACATGTAAATTCAATTATACAGAAATTACAGTTTAGTTTAGCGTAAATTATAGTTGAGATGACATGTAAAGATAGTAAAAAAAAAGAACCGAACCAAAATTCGTCGGTTCCGACTCTGAAAAGAACCAATCAGTTTCTAatttctaggaaccaaatttTTGAAACCGAATTTTTAAAAGAACCGAGTTACCGAACCGATCCGTTCGGTTAGAATCGAATGCTATTGCACAGCTTCTTTTGTTTGTAATCGAGGCCTGGGCAGTTGGGCCGCCTAACAGATCCGCTTCCTGTCCATCCCAGTCCACACGGTCACTTGGAAGGCCCATGACCGTGACATCTATCACAATTTGAATTGCGATCTCTCCCTCGAGAGCGCGCCTGCCCGTCCTCAGACTCGCTTCAACGTTTTCTCCTCCAAATGCGCCACCGCCCGTCCTCGGACTCGCCGCCGGCAACGTCGCAGGCCCCAACTTCAATTATTCCGCGCTCCATGGAACCTCCACCGGGAAGCTCCGGTGCGGTCGCCGTCGCGCTATTCTTCCCTCTGCTACTCTCCACGGCGCAGCAGAGGTGATGATTGCAATGCCTCATTTTTTGCTACACTATTCGCTGATCGCTGGCTTCACTTGCCTGGGATACGTAGGTGTGTAGGCATGGCATCATGAACGATCATGGCGTGGTTGTAAGTGAGAGCATGCCAATGCCAATGCGATCTTGAGTCTTGGGCCTTGTTTAGATCCCTTCCAACTTccaagggcctgtttagattgAAGTTTTTATAACTTTTGGAAATTTTTGATACTGTAGCACTTttgtttgtatttgacaaattttatctaattatggactaactaggcttaaaagattcgtctcgtgatgtataattaaactgtgcaattagttattttttttacatacatttactgctccatgcatgtgtcccaaaattgatgtgatggagagagagtgtaaaaatttggaatttggaaacgatctaaacaaggcccaactttttacactctctctctccatcacatcaattttgggatatatgcatggagcagtaaatgtatgtaaaaaaataactaattgcacagtttaattgtacatcacgagacgaatcttttaagcctagttagtccataattagataaaatttgtcaaatacaaacgaaaacgctacagtaccaaaaagttccaaatgttataaacatttgcgatctaaacggggccttGGCCGTGGGCACTTCTAAAGCGTTGGATCGACGTCTTTCTGACTTTCCCTTCCTCTGGTACTTACTTGTACTTCTTTCCCTCTGCAGTTTCTTCCAAACCCGAGTGTTTGTGTAACTTTCAAAGCCGAGAGCTGGAACAGTACATGGGCAGGGGCTTTGTCCTGTTTTCACTGTCGTCTTAATTAGTAATGCATTGACAAAGGATGACATCATGCAGCATGCCATGCTTCTGCTCTTTGTTTGGGATTTTCTCGTGCTCTTCCTTCTTCATCTCTGGGCTTTATGCAATATATGTGCATTCAGCATGTCAGTAGGTGTGCTTTCTGCACCTGTGCACGTTGATCATGGGTATTGAAGGGGCACTTAGGAGGCTTTAATTTCCCACATAATTGATGTTGCCTTTGGAGAGAGTAATGCTCTTAACCCTCTTTATGCCAATGCTGTGGTCTGATAAAGCAAAAAAAAACACTTAAGAGAACTCTTAGGGGCCGTTTGGATCTGGTGATTAAACTTTAGTTCCGTCACATCGGATATTTGGATACtcattaggagtattaaatatagattaattacaaaactaattgtataaatggaggctaattcacgagatgaatctattaagtctaattaatccatcattagcacatgtttactatagcacaacattatcaaatcatggactaattaggctcaaTGGATTCGTTCCGTAAATTAGCCTCCATCAGTGCAATTAgatttataattaatttatatttagtACTTCTAATTAGTATCTAAACATCCGATGTGACAAGAACTCACTAAACTAGGTgatccaaacagccccttagAATCTTCGGCGAGCTAGGTGATCAGGATTCATGACATGCACCAAGTCATCGCCTTGGCAGCATAAGTGGTGAACAACTGAACATAAGTGCTGACACTTGACAGTAAAAGCCTTAAACAGCATTCTGCATAGTCTGGCTGAACTGATTGCGAATGAAAAGCCCATAACAATGAAGCCTGTCGTAACGAGTAATCATTTCACATTGTAAACTGCATGTCTCAGCAAAACGGCAATCAAACAGTATTCGCCTAGGTATGCAAAACTGAAGCAGATAATGAGAACAATGGAGCAGAAGACTCTGCGGTGCTACTAGCAAGCACTCCAAAATAATCACTACGATGTTTTGCTTCCACACTTTGCCTCCCTAACTGCCACATATGACTCTATCCATTCTTTGGCATCTGCCTGCTTAGTCTTCATACCTTGGCTAGAGGTTGAGGTTGTGGTGCTGGAGCTGGAGGATAATCCACAGCATGCGGGCGCAGCGCGTACACCAGGTGGAGTCCCATGCTCACGAATGACAGCACAGCACCCACATCGTTTGCAAGCTGAAATTGCAGCGCCATTACAATTAGTTGGAAAGAAAGACAAAAAAAAATTACACACATGAAAATTTCTtgctttacctgaaaaaaaaCATGCTCATAGGTCATGCTGCAGTAAGCGACCCAAAACAAGGAGAGTCCAAATTAAAGTTACTGACTCTTGAATACACAATCAACTTTCTTGTGTTGATGTGCTCAGGTCTTTGTTCATTCTGTGGAGGGAAGATCATTGACCACAGCAATGGGCACTGCAGGGCATACGGTGACTCAATGAACATAGGAACTACATAAAGCAAGGTTGTGGTGCCAGGCGGGTGCAAAACACCTGGCCGCCTTAGTTGTGAACCCGAGTATCGAGTAATCCCTTTTGTTTCTTTTCAGTTGGGAGCTTTCCGATGCTCCGCCTATTTAGAACCTTTCTAAGTAGGTTTGTCGTGTAAACTGCTTTCTCCTTATTAATACATGCCGGAATCTGTCTGGATCTTTCGAAAAAAAAACATAAAGAAGTAAAAGAACCATATGCATATCTTTGGAAGGGAAACTGAAGCCATACCACTGTGAATAATGGTATGCTTTGGGAGATGATTTGCAGAATGAAAGCAACGAACGAGACGATCATGGCTTCCCTGGATTCTCTTTTCATTGGTCCATACACTGACACTATAATTGCGCTAATATATGCTCCAAGAAACACTAACATCACACCGAGGCATGCCTAAAATCATACTATCATTAGTTCAAAGTTCAATAACGAAAACTTGATTGAAATGCAACATAGCACTAATGTTAAAAGGCGTATTAATTACCTTAGTTCCCATGTATCCCGCCACTGCCAGCTTGACCACAATGTACGTCGCATAGAAGGCAAATCCAAAAGCATTGACTACAACAGCGGCGATGCCAATGATTTGACCATCCTCTCCATGAAGTTGAGAAATAGCAAACAACAGCCAACCAAAGGATCCAAGTGCACTTGCAAACAAGTCAAACCAACCGTGGAAGGCGTATGTGGCCTCTGCGCTCCTCGCTGTACTCCACATGGTAACTATAGGGGAGCAAAAGGATAGAAGGGAGTACAAACAACCTGAAACACGAAAAGGACCAACTTAGCCACATTGAATTTCATAAATGTGCTATGTCTTCAATCTACAAAAATGATATATTATAACTCGATAAAATAACCAAATGCGCTAATGGCTGCAATTGATATTAGTATTCTCCTGTAGGTATGAGAATGTTACTGAAATCAGAGGACCCCATGCATGTTGATTAGTTGAAGGCAAAATGTGAGGAAGGCATCAAGATTTTCAAGTTTCAGTTTGTATGCTCTGTAATTGTAAAAGCTAGTTTTTCCCATCTCTGCAacttagagcatctccaaagGATCCCCTATATTCGGCATTTAATGGCGTTGCACAATCGGCTACCTTGAAAACAATGTCACTGAAACCTTGAAAATGCAGAGCAGGTAGAGTTCAACTGAAGTTGTCAAATATTATCTAGTCCGCTGTGCTGAATACATAAAATGATAACAGAAGAACTGAAGGAGTACTACTATATGTTGAACTTGATCAGGGAACTCAGATTTCACATAACACTGATTCAATTAGCTGGACCTTGAAGAAATCAGGTCAGGTATCAAGTGCTTCTCTTGACACCTGGAAGCTTACAGTAGGTGTACAAAAGAACCAAAGGATGCTTGATATTTGGGAAACTAAGATCATGGTTTGCATGGTGTTCCACAACCAACTACCTCCTGCAGCTAATATCATTGTTTGGATGGTGTACCACAATCAGATTCAATCACTTGTACAACTGCTCCAGAGTGGTAAAGTTTTAAATTTTGCAAGCTCTGCAGTGCTAGTGAGACTAGAGACTTTTAGATAAATGAATCAAGTCAGCCTAGCAGAGAAAACTAATAACATTGTTTTCCAATTTTCTGTGGTCAAATGCATGTGTGTGTGCAAGGCTTCTTAAATGAATAAATGAGAGCTGTGCCAAAGTTACATTTTTACTGCTCAGGGGCTCAGAGCTACAATGTTCAGAATGATGTGGCTGACCAGATTTGATTGGAGGGAAAGCGCCctccggccgtgcgcgtgcTCCCGATCGACGGAGGGGAAGCGCCCTCAGCAACTCCCAGCCATGCGCGTGCGCCTGGAGCACCGCGGCCGCCACCCTGTGCGATCGACGTACAATGAAAAATGGAACCTTGCACGTAAGAAAGGTTTGATTTTTTTTATGTACTAACCTCAGCTCGTGGATCCCAGGAAGGATCGGCCCTCACCACGGGGAGCCGAGCCCAGATGAGAGCTGCAAAAAACCCGTGCCATTTGCTTCTCCGGCCGTCCTGCCTCGGAGTCGGAGGTGGTGGAGTGGGGGAATAAATaggccgctgctgctgctattCTCTTTCTGTGGGTAGAGGCCCAATTCACAAGAAGCTAGCTCTTTGCGGCCCAATATCCAATGGGTCAGGAGGTTGGTTTAGCAGGCCCAGAATCACTGTGCAACACCAACACGCGACGAGATGAAAGACGGAGGTCGTATGCCACATTAACAAAACAAGCTTTCCTGTAATTCTGTAGCGCAGCATTTAGCTAGAGTGGATGCGAAATTGATGCCCGGTGCTGTGTTTGTTGTGGCCTGAAGTGTTACCTTGTGATGTTACTGAACTTGTAGCTGCCGATTTACAGCGACGTATTTTCCATCTAAAAAAAAACATGATTGACAACAGCGTGAAAGTTTCTAGTTTCATACTTTCATTTTTCTTAAAAATTCTTATATTGGGGTAATCAGCCACGAGTGACTACCttccaaaaagaaaaccagaccAAAAATCCATGAGCTATAGTAGTTTACTAGTTTTTGCAGTTTTGCAAAGTGAATGTAGTGTGCTCTCTAGGCATGTGGCAGAGCAACCACCGTGGCCGTTCTATTTTCATCTCTTCTTTTACTATCCAGTGTGTAGAATAATCAAACCGAGCCAAatatttcatatagaatcagcAGACCTAATAAAATGTGTGAATGACCACCTCCGGGCTGCTGCCTACATTTCATATTAGCTATAAAGCAATGCAAGGCTCGCTAGCATTTGTTTGTTTGAAGCACAGAAGCAAGGATTTCACAGTCTCCCGAAAGCAGCAACATCTCTTTTTTTCAGTCTGTAGGCCGTTATTGCAGCTTCTTGGTCCCTCCCAGGGAAGGATCCAAGGGGGGCTAGGGGGATCAAGCCCCTCACCTTCCCAAAATCAACCGATACCCTTCAAATTCTCCCTTCATTTTTTGGAATAAAGAATGAATAAGAAGAGAAGGGTGGAAGAAAGAAGAGATGAGAGATGAGCTCACTCTTCCCTTGGCTGCTGGATTCGCTACTTGTCCCTCCAATATTCGAATTGTACTCGTAACATTTTGATTATAAATGAATATAAAGTGCCCACTTTCCTTAAAAGAAAGAATGGTCATGACCCTTCCACGATCCATGAGTTCCAGGTGGGGCTACGTTTTTGTCCCATGGCGGAGCTACAGCTTATAGGTGAATAGCCAGGCGACGCCGCGAGAGGATGCACGCCAAAGGGGTCCAGGCTACATGCGCACGGAcccaaggaaaaaaaaaagagggggggggggtgggatTGTGCATCAAACTTTGAAGGTACAATATTTTTTGTGCAGTAGAAGTGTACAAGAAGTAAATAGAATTAGTAAATACAGTGCGTACAGAGAAAAATTTTCATAAGTTATTAAAGCATCTGCTCCATGATTTACAGAGGCATGTTGCACCTAGTATTTCTCATCAATATTCTGTTGTGAGAACTGAATACAAATATTCACCCAAATATAAGAGAAGAACAGTATGATGCCGGTTTTGTTCCACCCCTTCAATCTTGTGCTGCATAGAATTGAACGGACATCACCAACCAAGTAGCACTGAATACAAATATTCGTCAAAATATAAGAGAAGAACCATATAAGAGAAGAACCACGGTTCCACCCCTTTTGATCTTGTGCTCAATGCACCAAGTAGCATCAAGGAAAGTCCAACCTCATTTGTCAAACATTTCAAAGCACAGGCTTCAATTCCCTTCATTCTTCAGGCTCTACAAGGATAGTAAGAATCAGTAGTGGTATAAGGGATGTTCTATGCACGTATGCTAGCTACTTGCACAAAGTACAAACCAGTCTTTTGAAAGATCCGCCATTGACCAACTTCTTCAGCTTCTCCGCGTCAGACTTCGCTCGGTCCAAAGCCTGCAGTGTCAAGCAGGTCAGGCAAACATTGTGGACCTGAACTACAAATTGCATGGTTCTGAAGCAATCGGTATTTCAGTTAGGTTTTTCTATGAAGTTATTTCCAAGCTAATCCCTCTGTTCCACTATGTTTGTCCATGGCCTTGGGAGAAAAATATTTCCATTGACATACTTCCACTCACTACCCCTAGCTAAATGCTTTAAAAGAAGAATAGTGGTTGTTTGCATCATATTGTTCAGTAGGGGTATGGATTGTAATTTCACATTGACTTTACTTGGAACTATTGCTTTCTTGGTTAGTGCACATGGTGTGCTATTAACAAACATTGAAGGATGGAGGGACTAGCTTGGAAATAAGTTCTTGAATAATGTTTCTATGTTTTTTTTCTTGTTTAAGTAGTAACCATCCCATGTTCCTAATGGATGGATACAGATATCTGAAAGAAAATATTAATAACCATAGAAACACTGGTCAGGTAGAAACATTGTTCGCAACACAGggatatttttttttcttgtttcAGTAGTAACCAACTCAAGACTACTTAATTAAGATTAAACCAGCACCTGTTGCTAAATCACTTCACGCTGAGAGGGTACTAAGAATTATGAATGAACTGTGCAAGGTTACTGGAGAGACTGGATAAAGCATTTACTACATCTTTAGAATGGCCTGGTCCAATAAAAGGATGTTTGAATCTACCTGGATCAGCGACTCAACCCTGCGCCTCATCCTGGTATGCATGAATCCTTCGGAACACTGATAAAGGAAATAGCAACTCAGAACTTGAATAATTATTAAATAACAGATTAGTGTAAACACAATATCAAGTGTTAATACAAGATAATAGTTACTGTGAGCACAAAACTGCTACCACAacaaataaaaagaaaaaaggagGCATGTTTTGTTTATATAGATAAGtattgtttgacacctaataaCCTATGATTCTCTGCATCTCGATATTAACACATTGTGGGGTTTGTAAGAACAAAAATTTTACTGCTTGACAAATGGGATGCTCAAAAAACAAAACTAATAACTAGAGCAATTAATTTGGGCTAATGGCAGTGGAGATGCATAAAGTATTGAATGCTTACTGGCAAACTGCATAGCAGTAATAGGGCTAACATATTACAGAAACAACATGAATATCATATGGTTCAATACAGTGTTCAACCATTGAGACTGCTAGGTACTGCTAAGGAAACTATTCTTAATCGGTCCTCAGATAGCCTTCTGCAATTACAGGCCAAGCCAAAAGAAGGTTGTATGGCCACTCAACCCTGCTAGTGACAAATAAGGAGAATCCTTTGGAGACTACAGGTATTAGCAGCTCTACTGGTCTGATGCCATAGCTGAAGTGTAGGCTGTGAAAACTCAGTACCTCCCAaaaccccacccccccccccccaaacagTTTCTCCAGATGGTTTACCAAGACCCGCATGCTTTGTTGGAAATTTGCTATATTTTTAATGGTGAAATCATTATCAAGGGACAGTGTGTGTTTCCATGGGCAAATGAGGCGTACAAAGAACAACAGCACATGTTAAAATAAGCCACAATAGTGCCAGTCAATGAAACCAATCAGTTCCTGGTTCCTGTCAGTCAAATCCAGCCATTCATATGATATGTGCAAATTCACCATGTCTAATAAATTCCCATATGTTCCAGGGAGCCTGGTGGCAGTAACTTATATAAACAAATGATGCAGAAAATATTCTTACCTTAACATGATAGCTTACATAAGCATGAAATGTTAGCAAATTCCAAACTGTTCTGTCTAGCTTTTTACCCTCAACATGCCGAGGGTAAACAACTGCACAAAGAAAACTTTGTGAGGCAAAATAGCTTCATGGAGGAACAAGGCATACTAGGAAAAGCAGGTTACCAAAAGTAACAAAGCCAGCATTTGCATTCAGTGCCTCAGCAGGTACGCCTTTTAACTCAAGAGGAGGTACCGGAGACCACATACAAGAAGGAACATTATTAAGTGCAGCAGTTCGTCTTGCCTCCACAAATTCCTAAATTTAAACAGCAAGAGGAGAAAAGAGTAAGAAAAATGGTCCCATCAGATTGTGTCATAACGGAAAGGCTTTTTGGCAGGATAACTATGCAGGCCTTTTGGCAGGATAGTAAGTGCCTAAAAAAAGGGCAAGTTTTATTTGAGCTTGAAAAACTCAATAACTAATGGGTTGCTGCATATATACATTGCAGTATGAATTGTACCAGTTCTGAAAAAGGTTAATGTTAGTCTTTGGTAGTTTGGTGCAAAATGTAGTTGATATTACACAGATAAAACCAAAAACCATGAGGATACTGGGCCAGGAAGCTGAGAAAGAGACAGAAGGAAGCATCCAAAATACCTGCAGGAATGATGTTGCTAGAACAATATCAATGGAATCCTGAAATCTCATTGGGTACACAATAGTAACTTTATCTGCCTGAAAAGCCAACAGTTAATCCCATTTGGTGCCAAATAATAAAATAGATGCAGCATTGAACAGATTGATTGTAACGTCAAATACATAAGCAATACATTCATGTACAGAGAATAACCAGGACTAATATAACTAATATAACACCTAGGTGCTAGCTGCGTGACATGCACATTTATTTGATATGGCTGTCCCTAAAGTTATACCTGGGGAGCGAGGAAAAAGGATTCATTAGGACGGTGAACAAGAGCAACAAGCTTTTCAACATTAGGAGCTACTGTCTTCGAGGCTAAATGTTTCAGCAGAACCTTCAGTGGTGCACCCAGCACAACCTCTCTAACAGATGCAATTTGTGTCAAGATAGAATTTCTTTGTTCTGGAATACAGTAAAAAAAAAGATAGTTAGAAGCAATAAATACAGAGAACATGACTTAAATGCAAAAAGGATCACATGTCAGAGATGACTATGGCTTTGGAAGGTttatcataaatgaattatgcCGCAGACAAGTATCCTCTGACCAAATTCCTACATTCAGAAGAAAACGTGCAAGGGCCTAAATGTAAATTACTTTTAATGAAATGGAAGAAAAAGAGAAATATGAGAATTCCTCACATCAACATCAAACAAATGTAACGAAATAGACATCATCAGCAAAAACCTATTATGATGGCCTGGAAAAATAACACAACACTTCAGTAGTACAAACCCAATAACACAACACTTCAGTAGTACAAAACCAATAACACAACACTTCAGTAGTACAAAACCACTTTCATTCCCAGTATACATAAAAATATCTTAGCTCACAACTTACTGGACTAAAGGAATAAATTAAGAATAACAATTGAACAAAGGAAATCGATATAATTGGAACAGAACTAGGCAGCAAATGCAAAGATGCAAACAAGTTTAAGTAAAATGATCATGTATAGATAAGATGCCAGAAAATGAAGATTACTATTTCAGGAGTTTTCTGtcaatttttttcttttgtgcAGGCAGAAATTACTTTAATCTAGTCAAAGCACAACTAATCTAAACTAATCTAATTCTCAGGCAACCAACTGCATCATACATGCGCATGATATTTGAAGCATCTACTAGATTTCCAACTATCTGACAACACTATAATGAAATTTTGCCCATCAATGGCATCTAATAATACACAGAATCATCAGTAAATTTGATAGTGTAGTTTGACAAGGCAACTATAACCTTGGATATGATATACCAAATTGAAGTTTTACTACGAGTGACATTTAAAGATACACGGAAGCATCAACCAATTTGATCATGCAGCACAACAAGACAATTATAACCTTGGAAAGGGAACTCTAGAACCTTCATCTGGCGGAAGCTTTGTCAAGTTTATCTTCATCGTGAGATCAAATCCATCCTTTGGAGGATCAAGAATTTGCACAACCAGCCCATATGCTGCCTTTATAGCTTCAATggcaccaagtggaagcccatCGCACAGAATCGCTTCAGGAGATGGGAGTGGCAAAGCAACTGATAACACCATTACCTTTGGATTCCTCATAGAAAACTGAAATAAAAACCAATTACATCAGGACATGATATCAAGCATGAGGCAGCTGATAACTGATCCTAAAGGCTAGTTCATACACGGCAGAGTCATGT
Protein-coding sequences here:
- the LOC112893466 gene encoding actin-related protein 2/3 complex subunit 2A → MILLQSPSRFLLQILQDRVLSGEKGMDIDCHTVEFDDVRYHIQFSMRNPKVMVLSVALPLPSPEAILCDGLPLGAIEAIKAAYGLVVQILDPPKDGFDLTMKINLTKLPPDEEQRNSILTQIASVREVVLGAPLKVLLKHLASKTVAPNVEKLVALVHRPNESFFLAPQADKVTIVYPMRFQDSIDIVLATSFLQEFVEARRTAALNNVPSCMWSPVPPLELKGVPAEALNANAGFVTFVVYPRHVEGKKLDRTVWNLLTFHAYVSYHVKCSEGFMHTRMRRRVESLIQALDRAKSDAEKLKKLVNGGSFKRLSLKNEGN